The genomic DNA CGCCGATGCTGTGAGTGAATGAGCAGGCCAGCTCGCAGGTCCGGCAGCCGGTGCACTTTATCGGGTCGACATAAAAGCGCGCTTTCATGCTTTCTCCTGACGCTGCCAGAGCGCGATTTTGCCCATCGTGAGAGCGGTCTGTTCGCGGTGGCTCTGGTCCCCGTATTGGAAGTATTCCGCTGGAATGTCCCGGTGCTTGCTCAGGTACTCGGCAAACGCACGCGTGATAGTCGGCCGGCCGGTCTCTTCGCACTTGAGCATCTCGAAAGTCTTGCCCCAAATCGTACGAGTGTCGCCTTTGTCCGTGTACTTGATAAAATTCGTAGGACAAATCTGAGCGCAGGCAAGGCAGCCGACACAATCGGGCGGGGCCTGGTGGAGCGGCGGAGCGACCTCTTTGCCATGGCCGCGATTGACCGTCGAAATTGCACGGAAGCCCATCTGATCGCACACGCGGGTACAGAGGGCGCAGAGGATGCAATCGTCGCCGTCGGGCATCTCTTCGAAACTGGTCCTGGTGATGCCGTACTGGGCGGCGAGGTCCTGGACGTAAGGGGCCTTCGGTGACCGCGCCAGTTGCAGGTCGAGAATCGTCTTGCGCAGTTCGATGACCTGCGGGGTGTGGGTCGAAACGATCAGTCCTTCCTCGACCGGATACAGGCACGAGGTGACCAGCCGCTTCCAGCCGTCCCACTCCGCGCGGGTGATCTCGACCGTGCACAAGCGACAGGCCCCGAAAGGCTCGACCGCCTTGTGATTGCAAGTTGAGGGGATATCGATCCGCTCCCGCTGGATGACCGCCAGGAGCATCTCGTTTTCGGCGGCTCGCACCAGTTTGCCGTTTATTGTCAGACTGACCATGTAATCCTGTGGCTCCTATATCACGTCAATCGCTTGGTAGGTACAGACTGCGAAACATGCCCCGCATTTGGTGCATTTGTCCTGATCAAGCACGTGAATCTGTTTCTTCTTGCCGGTGATAGCGGTGTAGGCACAGGCGGTGATACAGGCCATGCAGCCGGTGCATTTGTCATTGATCTCGTAGCGAATAAGCGGCTTGCACACACCGGCGGGGCAGCGCTTCTCACGGATATGGACCAGGTATTCGTCGCGGAAGTACCGTATCGTGCTCAGGAACGGATTCGCGCCGGATTGGCCCAGACCACACAGCGAACCGGTTACGATAGCTTCGGACAGCTTCTCGGCCCGCGCCAGGTCTTCTTCTGTGGCATTGCCTTCGGTTACTCGAGTGACAATCCGGTGCAACTGGTAAAGCCCCTCGCGGCAGGGGACACACTTGCCGCACGATTCCGAGACCAGGAACTCCAGGAAGTACTTGGCAACATCGACAATACACGTGCGATCGTCCATGACAATCATGCCGCCGGAGCCCATCATGGATCCGGCCGCGGTCAGGGAATCGAAATCGACCTGCAGGTCGAGCTTGGACTCCGGAAGGCAGCCGCCCGACGGTCCGCCGGTCTGGACCGCCTTGAAGGGGCGGTCGTTGATGATGCCGCCGCCGATGTCATAGATAATCTCGCGGAGTGTGATGCCCATCGGTACTTCGATCA from Candidatus Zixiibacteriota bacterium includes the following:
- a CDS encoding 2Fe-2S iron-sulfur cluster-binding protein, yielding MVSLTINGKLVRAAENEMLLAVIQRERIDIPSTCNHKAVEPFGACRLCTVEITRAEWDGWKRLVTSCLYPVEEGLIVSTHTPQVIELRKTILDLQLARSPKAPYVQDLAAQYGITRTSFEEMPDGDDCILCALCTRVCDQMGFRAISTVNRGHGKEVAPPLHQAPPDCVGCLACAQICPTNFIKYTDKGDTRTIWGKTFEMLKCEETGRPTITRAFAEYLSKHRDIPAEYFQYGDQSHREQTALTMGKIALWQRQEKA